The region ATTCAACCACCGCCTAGCTCAACAAGGGTGGAATATTGCCGGAGGCGCGTTACGTTCTGTCGCTGATGGCCGGAGTTCGCTTATTGTTTGGAAGGCGGTTATCATCCGTAGTGTGTGCATACGCGACTGTCTGGTAACGGGGAACGGATCCGGACTGCATAGTCAACAACATTCTGAAGCCTAGAGGAGTTGATAATCATCCCGGCGAAGGTGTGTGAGGCTTTCTCGAATCTGCACCAGAAACCAACTCCAACCTGGTAGAGATCAGGCGCCGGAAACAGAGGCGATATTCGCAAGTAGCGGTTCGCCTGCGAAATTCACCCGCACAACGCCTTCGGCTAATTTGATTCAACGTTTAGATTCTAGCTATCCTGTCACTTTCTCCCACacgatttataaaaatcagaGCGAATCCCGCCCGCGGAAGTGCGGATAAAAACCTTCCTCGTTTGCTTTACCCAAACCGCAACTTCAAGAGCTTTCGAGTGCTAATTCGAAACTCTCGGCATCTTTGATTCACAGACGTTGCTGAATCACGGGGGAGAGGAAACGCAAGCCGTCCTCTTCCGAGTTCAGTGTTGCGGGAAAGCGTTTAATCAAGGGATCCGAAGTTGGTACACGAGGTACCTTATACTCGGCAACATCTCCGGACCTCTCGACTCGTAAATTTAACCCACCTTTGTAACAGTTCTGCGTTTTCCACACCCTGTAGATCCAGGGTAGATATGCCGGATACATGGATCGGCCGCGGGTCACCGTTGGCCTAGTTATATAACCCACACATAGTAGGTACGAGGGCTGTTTACATTACCATCTCATCCGCAAAGAGATTGGCATTGTTGTCCAAGTCGATATGGGGGTGATTCCCCGGACGGCATTGAGGCCGGAGAGACAGGGGCTACAAGGTGAATAAGaataagagaagaagaaggagtagaaaaaggaaaaggtaAAGTTTGGCGAATATTTTACTCCTACGGAAAAGTCGTGCCTTCGAGGATGTTCGACTTTCCGAATCACACCTGCAGGCAGATCCATCGAGACGTATTGCTCCTTACACCTGTTCCAAACTCTTGAAGATTTTCACTCTCTTGCCGTTACCAAGAAGCGAGAGACGAAGATTCGATccgaagagaaaaagaacgaaCAGAAATTGAATCCAACCAGTAGCtgatgtattttctttttccttgcTTCTActgtttctttttaaaaatgtctCGTAACGTCTTCTTTCTCCGCATCGGTAGGACGGGCGGAAAACTAGCGTCAAAGATTTATAAAACGAGGCTTCCTCTTCTTTCCTCCCTCTCGCGTCTCTCGTCGTTTTCACTTTCTTAACCGCGTTGAAAAAGTCAGCCGATCAGTTTCTTGCGGTGATTTTTTTCGTCGTCGGTGACAATACCACCTTCCCGACTCTCGGTACAAGAATATGTTATTCAAGATAAAACTCCACCCCTAACGTATCAACGTATCTACATTTAAACCTCCCTATGATGACCTCCGTCCCACGCAAACCGTACCACGTGTCTATAGATCGAGTGTCGACGTATATTCGTCGTCGGTTTTTTCGTCTTCCACCATAAGCTCCTCGTGTCGAACTGCCTCCGGGGAAAATCCCGGGACTTCTCAAGATTCTGGATATCGCACGAAGTGGGTGAGTTAAACCTTTTTTCCATCGCGCTGGCTGTGCGAGAGCTTTCGGTATAAACTGATCACCGTTTCAGGATCTGTATAAGATGCTGGAAAATGTGCTTTCGCAAACTTTATTCTCTTATTGTTTTTCCATCCTTCCGGATTACCCGTCGCTTTGCCGAGAGTCAACATGTCCCGCAATTTCTACATTAATCATCCCCTCGCTTAGGCGCAGACACAACTGGAATTGGGACACTCACCGAGCATACTGCAGAACCGACACTGTGAGGGACGTAATACTTTGTTAAccggggtggggggggggggggggatcgCCTCTTGTCCTCGGGTTCCAATCACGGAATTAATCCCACCTAAATTTCAGCGTCCCAAGGAGAGATTCCGGCTGGGTTGCAAGGAAACCGGGCGCAGAGCTTGCGCGATTAGTCTTCGAGGTATGAACCAGCCACGAACCAATAGGTATAATAACgcaaaagtaaaatattataGCAGGTTGACGAATTCTTCCGGTTATACAACAATCAGCGGGTGACTGATTAATCGCGGATTCGGTTGGTCGCCGTATTCGCtgtctctctttatctctcgaCAAATTGACGGAGTGGGGTTTTTGTCATGACGGTACGGATAATAAAGATGAGGAGAGAAGCCGAAGGTGGAAAGTGGAGCCGGAGAGGAtggaaattgatgaaaattatcgcGTGCCAATTATGACCGACAGTCTATTGTGcggaattaattgaaattaattgatttcacgTCAATCTTACACCTCGTTGGGTATATCTGATACGTTAGGTATGGGTATagtactctctctctctccacgGATGCGATTCGTTGATGACGAtaaaattctgtttttttccgACACGCCGACAGCGATATTACAAAACTATCATGTACGTGCATCCCAGAAAAGCAAACCCAAAGAACCTTGCGAAACGAAACTTTCTACCAAGTCTATTAATCATCCCTCGCATGGtcggatttaatttttttataaatatacatgatCCGTTTCTCCAGTCTTTTCCCAACGGCGAAAGAACATTTCAGCATTTTGTTTCCCTGTTTTCACTTTCAAGAAATCATCCGGATGAAGGATGAAGAATTTTCACCGACGAGAAATGCTGGAAGGGGGACGACGATACCGGTGGGGAGGAGAAAAGCAGGAAAGAAGATAAAAGTCAAAGACAAATATAGTTGTCGTCTACGTTGGGCTAGGCTATTTGCAAGCTGTCGCTTTGGGGATTTGAAGACTCGAAGGGGCGAACATTTTGCGAGACATTCATTCAGGCTTTTGGCTACATGTAACGTATCAAGAATTTGGCGAACCACCAGCTACGCCTTACATTACATTATCTACCTATGTAGCGTACATCTTCGACTATATTACTCATTCCTcgataagaatttttcatccgtAGAACCGGCGCATCGATCAATGAATAGTTGAATTGTACGTACGTGCTCTTCTTCACCAAAAAAGTGTGTAGAAAAATCatctttcgaataaaattcacaGAATCCTCTGTTTGGTCTTTGAAATGTTACGgtctttaattaaattttattatacatgcagCTCGTTGTCGAGTGGATGGCGCCTAcctcaattttttccacttcgCTCGGGGTTCGCACTCCCAAATTCTAATCAGCGATAATCTGATGAGCGTTTCCGAGCGTAGGAAAACCGCGGGTTTACGTGCGGAATAGAATTCGATTAAACAGCAAACAAGGTTAGACCCTCGTAGGATTCTGATCGAAATATATTCTGTTTTAAATTCACTGGTTCGTGGATGGGTATCGTTAAAATCAATCACTCGTCCTGTTTTCCTTAGACAATCGCTGTAGAGGAGCCGAATCGTCTCAGCATTGCAATCGGTAATTCGTACACACAGATGTTTGCAGATGGAAATTGCTTTGCCAATATTTGTGATCGcggaagaagatgaaaaggACAAGCCCGAGTTAGAAAGTTTCGCGAAGCGCAGTCGCGCGGCGTCAATGAAAACGTGTTTCCTCCTTAACGCCACAATAGTTCAATTTACACCGCGTTTCTCGTCAATGTAGGGCATACGTTGAGGTGAACGTTGCCCTGGAGTCTTAGAATAAAACAGTGTGTCTGGAATTAGACGAATCGGTAAAAATAGAGACGGTCGGTATTTTAGGCCGAGGCAAAAAAAAGTCTCGGAAAAAACTGAATCGTTCTGTTTCTTCCTTTCACGTTTTCCAATTACGAAAGTCGAGTTTGAGGATAAATGTTTCGGTTACCACTTTTTAAGAGTTGGTGAAATCCGGTTCTGATACGACGGATCGGAGAAGCCGAAGCGGGGATGCAGGGATGAAAGTGTTAGATGAAAGGCTgaaaaacgaaaggaaaaaggaaCTGCACAGCTGGGACGTCGACGTGAAAGAAAACTAGCACCCGAGAGCTGTGGTAATTGGTTTCTTGAAGTGCGGAGATGTTGACGAGTTTAAATTTGCTCTAAAAGTACGACGTCGCGGTGCAGTGGCAGGAGACGGTGAATTCGACGTGTACCGAGGTCGAGAATTAATATATACCTATCCTATAAGCGACGGATAACCTGAAATTCAATCCCTTAAGGGGGAATTCAATTATCGGCGAAAAGCAAAGTCGCACTTTTCCCACCCCTTGCATTCTTATACTTTACACGACCAAAcatatttgaaaagatttcGCGAGTTCGATCCCTCGGGGGTAAACCGCGGTGACGCTTTTCGAATCTCTTTACTGATAAGGGATCCctgtttcttcaatttccccACATTCCTCATGCTGTTCGTATTTCTTACAAACTGTAAAGAGAAAGGttggaaaatttatgaattgtaTATATTTCGTTAAGTGTTTGCTGCGGATAATTGAGAATTACCTGATTCTAGCTGATTCTAACTGACTTGAGATATTTTAGATAATTGATTCTGGTTACACAGCGAAACAGGCAGGACAAACGGTAGTTTTGACTCCTTGTTGGTTCGTTATTTTCTGGAGGATAGACATTATGTGTATATCCTCTTCCACTTAAAGAGTCTTGAGTTTTCGACTCATCACTCGTGGTATTGGCTTAACCAGCTTATCGAGGACTGtagtttttctttccttaAACATCGTATATTATTGACCACGCATGATTTCCTGCTCATTATTAAGTTACTCGCTCCTCTGCTACTTAGAACATCGAAACCCAAGGCCCTTGGGACCTCCAAGGTGCCGCTGAGTCTAGACACTTGACTCGAATCGTTCgatcgatactttttatcgCATGTCACGCTAGTAATTACCTGTTTAAAGTACCGGGTTCTAAGAATAGTGTTACGATAAACAGGACGGCCACATTCACGCCCAAATCGGTATGATCTTATCTTGACGTGACGGGTAAATACACTGCGGTTTCTCGTGCAATCGATTGGGTGGGCAGGTCGTTTTCAGTCCCCTTCAACACTCGAACAGCAATGGATCGTTGGGCCGGAAAAGTCGCCGTGGTAACTGGAGCGAGCTCAGGAATCGGTGCCGCGATTGTCGAGGGCCTCGTCGAGGCCGGAGTTCAGGTCGTGGGACTGGCGAGGCGTTTGGAAAAGCTGCAAGCTTTGGCGGCGAGTCTCGAAGGAACTCCGGGGAAGCTTTACCCGAGAAAGTGCGACGTCcagaaagaagaagagctGCTGGATGCCTTCAAGTGGGTTAAGGCCGAGCTCGGGGGCGTCGACATCCTCGTGAACAACGCCGGTGTTAGTAAATATAAGAAACTCATAGGTGAGCTACTACGGAAGCACCCATTTTTCAGGATCGTCCTTTCGATTAACTTTCTGCGTACTTTCAGAGGAAGACGTCCATTCCCTTCGTAATATTCTTGAAGTGAACGTACTCGCCATGGCCATATCTATTCGAGAGGCCGTCGCTTCAATGAAGAGCCGGAATGTTGAAGGTTACATAATCAACATCAACAGGTAACAGTTCTCGAGTTTCTCTGCTCTTCGACAGTTAATTAGAATTGTGGAAGATATTTCTGCGTTGTTTCTCCTCCGATTTACTCGTCAATATCTGGTCGGACACAATGCTGACAATTGGATTTCGTAGTTTATAAGACCTTAAATGCTCTACCCATGACACAGTGTCTTCGATAGTAATTAAATCGtcattagaaatatttctacGCAGTATCCTGGGGCACGCATCTTCCCCGCGAACCAATTATCCAACGAGTATTTACGCGCCTAGTAAATATGCCGTCACCGCACTAACCGAAACTGTACGAAAGGAGCTCGCCGCTGACCCAacgaataaaatcaaaataacgGTACGaggttttcgatatttttatacggTTTTACTTCGCCGACGCGTTCAATTTTGAGACATTTCCAGAGCATCAGTCCCGGGTTGGTTAAGACAGACATCATGCAGGCGTCAGGCGTCCCAAATGCTGATAAGTACTTCGAAGCAGCGGCCCACCTTGAACCCAAGAACATTGCCGACGCTATGCTATACGTTCTGGGAACTCGAAGTATTGTTCAGGTTCGTACATCACATGTTATCAATTTTGCAATCAATCACTCAAATTCACAATGGACCGAAAAAGCGTCATGAAACTTGATAATTAGTGATGTGATCTTGAATGTTTTTTACCAACATTGATTGTGTGCTGTCTTTCGGAAATACAGGTGACAGAATTGACGATCTGTCCCGCTGCTAAACATCTGTCGACAAAATCGGGCTAGGTATGCAAAACCATTAACTAAAcgttatataatattgtaccATGAATTGTAAGCTATTCTCGATAATTCAAAGAATAA is a window of Neodiprion fabricii isolate iyNeoFabr1 chromosome 6, iyNeoFabr1.1, whole genome shotgun sequence DNA encoding:
- the LOC124185270 gene encoding farnesol dehydrogenase-like isoform X1; amino-acid sequence: MDRWAGKVAVVTGASSGIGAAIVEGLVEAGVQVVGLARRLEKLQALAASLEGTPGKLYPRKCDVQKEEELLDAFKWVKAELGGVDILVNNAGVSKYKKLIEEDVHSLRNILEVNVLAMAISIREAVASMKSRNVEGYIININSILGHASSPRTNYPTSIYAPSKYAVTALTETVRKELAADPTNKIKITSISPGLVKTDIMQASGVPNADKYFEAAAHLEPKNIADAMLYVLGTRSIVQVTELTICPAAKHLSTKSG